One genomic window of Kaistia geumhonensis includes the following:
- a CDS encoding NAD(+) synthase, translating to MKPFASLYSHDFVRIAAVVPRARVADTQFAVEETLRLAALGEASGTALMLFPELGISSYSIDDLVMQDALLDAVESALGTIASASETLHPMLVVGAPLRHKGRLYNSAVVIHRGAILGAVPKTYLPNYREFYERRTFTSGAGLVGETVEIDGCSAPFGTDLLFRSTGSVRFTMHAEICEDFWVPLPPSTHAALAGAEILLNLSASNITIGKADTRRLLCASHSARTASAYAYSAAGPGESTTDLAWDGQAAVFENGTLLAETERFPADATLATADVDLGRLRQERLRLNTYGDCVALHRGDGPRFRTVDFVMDAPEQPVALDRIVERFPFVPADPARLREDCYEAFNIQIQGLAKRLAATGLKHCVIGVSGGLDSTQALIVAVRAMDRLGLPRENVRAYTLPGFATSDHTKSNAWALMRALGVSAEEIDIRPAARQMLADLGHPFAGGEPVYDVTFENVQAGLRTDYLFRLANQHRALVVGTGDLSELALGWCTFGVGDHMSHYNVNASVSKTLIQHLIRFVAASGDVSAETATILYAILATEISPELVPVADGKPIQSTQAIVGPYALQDFTLYYLTRFGFRPSKIAYLALRAWGDAASGPWPQDMPEAEKRAYSLAEIRHWMQVFIRRFFANQFKRSTLPNGPKMSSGGSLSPRGDWRMPSDAEAKVWLDELLANVPEA from the coding sequence ATGAAGCCCTTCGCCTCGCTCTACAGCCACGACTTCGTCCGCATCGCCGCCGTGGTGCCTCGCGCGCGCGTCGCCGATACGCAATTCGCCGTGGAGGAGACACTGCGGCTCGCCGCGCTCGGCGAGGCCTCCGGCACGGCGCTGATGCTCTTTCCGGAGCTCGGAATATCGTCCTATTCCATCGACGATCTCGTCATGCAGGACGCGCTGCTGGATGCGGTCGAAAGCGCGCTCGGCACGATCGCGAGCGCCTCCGAGACGCTCCATCCGATGCTCGTCGTCGGCGCCCCGCTCCGCCACAAGGGCCGGCTCTACAACAGCGCAGTCGTCATTCATCGCGGCGCCATCCTGGGGGCTGTGCCGAAAACCTATTTGCCGAACTATCGCGAATTCTATGAGCGGCGCACCTTCACCTCGGGCGCCGGCCTCGTCGGAGAAACCGTCGAGATCGACGGCTGTTCCGCGCCGTTCGGCACCGATCTCCTGTTCCGCTCGACGGGCAGCGTGCGCTTCACGATGCATGCCGAGATCTGCGAGGATTTCTGGGTGCCGCTTCCGCCCTCGACCCACGCGGCCCTCGCGGGCGCCGAGATCCTGCTCAATCTCTCGGCCTCCAACATCACCATCGGCAAGGCCGATACGCGGCGCCTGCTCTGCGCCAGCCATTCGGCACGCACCGCCTCGGCCTATGCCTACTCGGCGGCGGGGCCCGGCGAGTCCACGACCGACCTCGCCTGGGACGGCCAGGCCGCGGTGTTCGAAAATGGCACCCTGCTCGCCGAGACCGAGCGCTTTCCGGCGGACGCGACCCTTGCGACCGCGGATGTCGATCTCGGGCGCCTCAGGCAGGAGCGGCTTCGCCTCAACACCTATGGCGATTGCGTCGCGCTCCATCGCGGAGATGGCCCACGCTTCCGGACGGTCGATTTCGTCATGGACGCGCCGGAGCAGCCCGTCGCCCTCGACAGGATCGTCGAGCGTTTTCCGTTCGTGCCAGCCGATCCGGCGCGGCTGCGCGAAGATTGCTACGAAGCCTTCAACATCCAGATCCAGGGCCTTGCCAAGCGCCTCGCCGCAACCGGGCTGAAGCACTGCGTGATCGGCGTCTCGGGCGGCCTCGACTCGACACAGGCGCTGATCGTCGCCGTTCGGGCCATGGACCGGCTGGGACTGCCGCGCGAGAACGTGCGCGCCTATACCCTGCCGGGCTTCGCTACCTCCGATCACACCAAGTCGAACGCCTGGGCGCTGATGCGCGCGCTCGGGGTATCCGCGGAGGAGATCGACATACGGCCGGCCGCGCGGCAGATGCTGGCCGATCTCGGCCATCCCTTCGCAGGGGGCGAGCCGGTCTATGACGTCACTTTCGAGAACGTGCAGGCCGGCCTTCGGACGGACTATCTCTTCCGCCTCGCCAACCAGCACCGCGCGCTCGTCGTCGGTACGGGCGATCTCTCGGAGCTGGCGCTCGGCTGGTGCACCTTCGGCGTCGGCGATCACATGTCGCACTACAACGTCAACGCGTCGGTCTCGAAGACGCTGATCCAGCATCTGATCCGCTTCGTCGCCGCCTCGGGTGACGTCAGCGCCGAGACGGCAACCATCCTCTACGCGATCCTCGCGACCGAAATCTCGCCCGAACTGGTACCCGTGGCCGATGGCAAGCCGATCCAGTCGACGCAGGCGATCGTCGGCCCCTACGCGCTTCAGGACTTCACCCTCTACTACCTGACGCGCTTCGGCTTCCGGCCCTCGAAGATCGCCTATCTGGCGCTTCGGGCCTGGGGCGACGCGGCGTCCGGGCCTTGGCCGCAGGACATGCCCGAGGCCGAGAAGCGTGCCTATTCGCTCGCCGAGATCCGGCACTGGATGCAGGTCTTCATCCGCCGGTTCTTCGCCAACCAGTTCAAGCGCTCGACGCTGCCCAACGGTCCGAAGATGTCGTCGGGCGGGTCGCTCTCGCCTCGCGGCGACTGGCGCATGCCGTCGGACGCCGAGGCCAAGGTCTGGCTGGACGAGCTGCTCGCCAACGTACCGGAGGCCTGA
- a CDS encoding aldo/keto reductase translates to MTDTPNAAASGTFAVGGDIEVHRLGFGAMRVTGQGIWGPPADRPEALRTLKRLPELGVNFIDTANSYGPDVSEELLKEALHPYSGLLIATKAGLERPGPDNWVMNGRPDRLLEETKRSLKKLGVERIDLWQLHRIDPKVPRDEQFGVIRRMIDEGLIRHAGLSEVSVDEIKAASAVFPVATVQNRYNPTDRGSEAVLEHCEREKIGFIPWSPLGNGALARAGSAVDKVARELGATPSQVALAWALKRSPVMLPIPGTSKVAHLEQNVAAASLRLSDAQFAALGS, encoded by the coding sequence ATGACCGATACACCCAATGCAGCCGCTTCCGGCACCTTCGCCGTCGGCGGCGATATCGAGGTCCATCGCCTCGGCTTCGGCGCCATGCGCGTCACCGGCCAGGGCATCTGGGGACCGCCGGCCGACCGCCCCGAAGCGCTGCGCACGCTGAAGCGTCTGCCCGAGCTCGGCGTCAACTTCATCGACACGGCCAATTCCTATGGTCCCGATGTCTCGGAAGAACTGCTCAAGGAGGCACTGCATCCCTATTCCGGCCTCCTGATCGCCACCAAGGCCGGGCTCGAGCGCCCCGGACCTGACAACTGGGTGATGAACGGCCGGCCGGACCGTCTCCTGGAGGAGACGAAGCGCAGCCTGAAGAAGCTCGGCGTCGAGCGCATCGATCTCTGGCAGCTGCACCGCATCGATCCCAAGGTGCCGCGTGACGAGCAGTTCGGCGTCATCCGGCGGATGATCGACGAGGGGCTGATCCGCCACGCCGGCCTCAGCGAGGTCTCGGTCGACGAGATCAAGGCGGCCAGCGCCGTCTTCCCCGTTGCGACGGTGCAAAACCGCTACAACCCGACGGATCGCGGCAGCGAGGCAGTGCTGGAGCATTGCGAGCGCGAGAAGATCGGCTTCATTCCCTGGTCGCCGCTCGGCAACGGCGCGTTGGCGCGGGCGGGTTCGGCCGTCGACAAGGTCGCGCGCGAACTCGGCGCCACGCCATCGCAGGTGGCGCTGGCCTGGGCTCTGAAGCGCAGCCCCGTGATGCTGCCGATCCCCGGCACCTCCAAGGTCGCCCATCTCGAGCAGAATGTCGCGGCGGCGAGCCTTCGCCTCAGCGACGCCCAGTTCGCGGCGCTCGGCAGCTGA
- a CDS encoding ABC transporter ATP-binding protein yields the protein MSRSAVSLRGVSRHFGSVKALDAVDLEIAEGEFFAMLGPSGSGKTTCLRLIAGFEQPSAGHIEIFGERVEGVPPYRRNVNTVFQDYALFPHMNVAENVAYSLMLKRVPKAERARTAEAALEMVKLGGYGARRPGQLSGGQRQRVALARAIVNNPRVLLLDEPLGALDLKLRESMQEELKSLQKRLGITFIFVTHDQGEALSMADRVAVFSEGRIRQVGTPETIYRAPNSPFVADFVGSSNVLPPELVETFTGERRWASLRPEAIRVDGGEIGGGERLSGTVVARSYLGPVTRLAIEAAGLRLHAALPSTSALPAEGETVTIMFDRDALHLMESDA from the coding sequence TTGAGCAGATCAGCCGTCTCGCTTCGCGGCGTCTCGCGCCATTTCGGCAGCGTGAAGGCGCTCGATGCAGTCGATCTCGAGATCGCGGAGGGCGAGTTCTTCGCGATGCTCGGCCCATCCGGCTCGGGCAAGACGACATGCCTTCGCCTCATCGCCGGCTTCGAGCAGCCGAGCGCCGGCCATATCGAGATCTTCGGCGAGCGCGTGGAGGGCGTGCCGCCCTATCGCCGCAACGTCAACACCGTCTTCCAGGATTACGCTCTGTTCCCGCACATGAATGTCGCGGAGAACGTCGCCTATTCGCTGATGCTGAAGAGGGTGCCGAAGGCCGAACGCGCCCGAACGGCCGAAGCTGCGCTGGAAATGGTCAAGCTCGGCGGGTATGGCGCGCGGCGGCCGGGCCAGCTTTCCGGTGGCCAGCGCCAGCGCGTGGCACTCGCCCGCGCCATCGTCAACAATCCGCGCGTGCTGCTGCTTGACGAGCCGCTCGGCGCGCTCGACCTCAAGCTGCGCGAGAGCATGCAGGAGGAACTGAAGAGCCTCCAGAAGCGGCTCGGCATCACGTTCATCTTCGTGACGCACGACCAGGGCGAGGCGCTGTCGATGGCGGACCGCGTGGCCGTGTTCAGCGAAGGGCGCATCCGCCAGGTCGGCACGCCGGAGACGATCTACCGCGCGCCGAACTCGCCCTTCGTCGCCGATTTCGTCGGATCGTCCAATGTCCTGCCGCCCGAACTCGTCGAGACGTTCACCGGCGAGCGGCGCTGGGCCAGCCTGCGACCCGAGGCGATCCGTGTCGACGGAGGCGAGATCGGCGGCGGCGAGCGCCTCAGCGGAACGGTGGTCGCGCGCAGCTATCTCGGCCCCGTGACACGCCTCGCGATCGAGGCAGCCGGTCTCCGCCTCCATGCCGCCCTCCCCTCGACATCGGCACTGCCGGCCGAAGGCGAGACGGTGACGATAATGTTCGATCGCGACGCGCTGCATCTCATGGAGAGCGACGCGTGA
- a CDS encoding CoA-acylating methylmalonate-semialdehyde dehydrogenase, translated as MMTSTSTIDHFIGGGRSAGASGATQPVFNPATGEAIRAVRLGGAAEVKAAVAAAKAAAPVWAGTTPLRRARILNRFLHIIEERIDTLAAVITEEHGKVLSDAKGEIQRGMEVVEFATAAPQLLKGEVTENVGTRVDSHSLRQPLGVVAGITPFNFPAMVPMWMFPVALAAGNCFILKPSERDPSASLLLADWLKEAGLPDGVFNVVHGGKDAVDAILTDPDIAAVSFVGSTPIARYIYETAAKHGKRCQALGGAKNHMIIMPDADLDQAVDALMGAAYGSAGERCMAISVAVPVGEKTAEALIARLEPKIRALKVGPGTDPEAEMGPLVTKQHLDKVRGYIDAGVAEGAKLVVDGRGLQLQGYENGFFVGGTLFDHVTTDMTIYKEEIFGPVLAVARVPDYATAARMINEHPFGNGTAIFTRDGDAAREFAHQIQVGMVGINVPIPVPMAFHSFGGWKQSLFGDHHMHGPEGIRFYTKLKTITTRWPTGIRAGADFVMPTMG; from the coding sequence ATGATGACCAGCACCTCGACGATCGACCACTTCATCGGAGGCGGGCGTTCGGCCGGCGCCTCCGGGGCGACGCAGCCGGTGTTCAATCCGGCCACAGGCGAGGCGATCCGCGCCGTTCGCCTGGGCGGAGCGGCCGAGGTCAAGGCCGCCGTTGCGGCGGCGAAGGCGGCGGCTCCCGTCTGGGCCGGCACGACGCCGCTCCGCCGCGCACGCATCCTCAACCGATTCCTCCACATCATCGAGGAGCGGATCGACACGCTCGCCGCGGTCATCACCGAAGAGCACGGCAAGGTGCTCTCGGATGCCAAGGGCGAAATCCAGCGCGGCATGGAGGTGGTCGAGTTCGCCACCGCCGCGCCGCAGCTTCTCAAGGGTGAAGTGACCGAGAATGTCGGTACGCGGGTCGACAGCCATTCGCTCCGCCAGCCGCTCGGTGTCGTCGCCGGCATCACGCCGTTCAACTTCCCGGCCATGGTGCCGATGTGGATGTTCCCGGTCGCGCTCGCGGCCGGCAACTGCTTCATCCTGAAGCCCTCGGAGCGCGATCCGTCCGCCTCGCTGCTCCTCGCCGACTGGCTGAAGGAAGCGGGCCTACCGGACGGCGTCTTCAATGTCGTTCACGGCGGCAAGGACGCGGTCGACGCGATCCTAACCGATCCCGACATTGCCGCCGTCAGCTTCGTCGGCTCCACTCCGATCGCCCGGTATATCTACGAGACGGCGGCGAAGCACGGGAAGCGCTGCCAGGCGCTGGGCGGCGCCAAGAACCACATGATCATCATGCCGGATGCCGATCTCGACCAGGCGGTCGACGCGCTGATGGGCGCCGCCTATGGCTCGGCCGGCGAGCGCTGCATGGCGATCTCGGTAGCGGTTCCCGTCGGCGAGAAGACGGCCGAAGCGCTGATCGCGCGTCTCGAGCCGAAGATCCGCGCGCTGAAGGTCGGCCCCGGCACCGATCCGGAAGCCGAGATGGGGCCTCTGGTCACGAAGCAGCATCTCGACAAGGTGCGCGGCTATATCGACGCCGGCGTCGCCGAAGGCGCGAAGCTCGTGGTCGACGGGCGCGGGCTGCAGTTACAGGGCTACGAGAACGGCTTCTTCGTAGGCGGCACGCTGTTCGACCATGTCACCACCGACATGACGATCTACAAGGAAGAGATCTTCGGACCTGTCCTCGCCGTCGCCCGCGTGCCGGACTATGCGACGGCCGCCCGCATGATCAACGAGCACCCCTTCGGCAACGGCACCGCGATCTTCACCCGCGACGGCGACGCGGCGCGCGAGTTCGCGCATCAGATCCAGGTCGGAATGGTCGGCATCAACGTGCCGATCCCGGTGCCGATGGCCTTCCATTCCTTCGGCGGCTGGAAGCAGTCGCTGTTCGGCGACCACCACATGCACGGGCCCGAGGGAATCCGCTTCTATACGAAGCTGAAGACCATCACCACGCGCTGGCCGACCGGCATCCGCGCCGGCGCGGACTTCGTGATGCCCACCATGGGCTGA
- a CDS encoding LysR family transcriptional regulator → MDWDRIRIFLAVARTGQILGAARQLGLNHATVSRQLTALEDEANTRLVERRTTGCVLTPAGEQLMVAAERAESEFLRVEAGLTGADAGISGTVRVGAPDGLGNYFLASALGRLAAEHPELVIQLVPLPRTFSLSRREADIVITLDRPSSGRLMVRKLTDYSLGVYASEDYLARTGPVRTEADLAGRLLVTQIEDLVYSRALDYQARLAGASTHHYECGSVVAQVEAVRAGIGIGFLHDYAAARDERLVRLLPELAAERSYWLTTHPDTQGVRRVTSVADFITESVRTARAEFMLHSAA, encoded by the coding sequence ATGGATTGGGATCGCATCCGCATCTTCCTGGCCGTCGCCCGCACCGGGCAGATTCTCGGCGCCGCCCGCCAACTCGGCCTCAATCACGCGACGGTCTCGCGCCAGCTCACGGCGCTCGAGGACGAGGCGAACACAAGGCTCGTGGAGCGACGCACTACGGGCTGCGTTCTGACGCCGGCCGGCGAGCAGCTGATGGTGGCGGCCGAACGGGCCGAGTCCGAGTTCCTAAGGGTCGAGGCGGGGCTGACCGGCGCCGATGCCGGCATCTCCGGAACGGTTCGCGTCGGAGCGCCGGACGGGCTCGGCAACTATTTCCTCGCCTCCGCGCTCGGCCGCCTCGCCGCCGAGCATCCCGAACTGGTCATCCAGCTCGTGCCGCTGCCGCGCACCTTTTCGCTGTCGCGGCGCGAGGCCGACATCGTCATCACGCTCGACCGGCCCTCGAGCGGACGGCTGATGGTGCGCAAGCTGACCGACTACAGCCTCGGCGTCTATGCGTCGGAGGACTATCTCGCGCGGACCGGTCCGGTGCGGACGGAAGCCGACCTCGCCGGGCGGCTGCTCGTGACTCAGATCGAGGATCTCGTCTACAGCCGCGCGCTCGACTATCAGGCGCGGCTCGCCGGTGCCAGCACGCACCATTACGAGTGCGGCAGCGTCGTCGCGCAAGTCGAGGCGGTTCGCGCCGGAATCGGCATCGGCTTCCTGCACGACTATGCCGCCGCTCGCGATGAGCGGCTCGTGCGACTGCTGCCCGAACTCGCTGCCGAACGCAGCTACTGGCTGACCACGCATCCCGATACGCAAGGCGTGCGGCGCGTTACCTCGGTCGCCGATTTCATCACCGAGAGCGTCAGGACCGCCCGGGCCGAATTCATGCTGCACTCGGCCGCGTGA
- a CDS encoding mannitol dehydrogenase family protein yields MRLSEVTLAQLPATVRRPGYDRSATTPGIVHLGVGAFHRAHQAAYMEECLAAGERGWAILGASLRRGDTRDALEPQDGLYTLAIRSGETERLDVIGSITRLVVAPEDPEALVTAMADPAVRIVTLTVTEKAYLRNAEGGLDAAHPEIAADLADSARPRTLHGFIVEALARRRAAGVAPFTVLSCDNLPNNGRTTRRVIAAFARLRDADLGRFVEEEVAFPSSMVDRIVPATTDADRSRVAATLGMDDAWPVMTEPFMQWVVEDHFPAGRPDWERFGVTMVADVTPYEEMKLRLLNGTHSSIAYLGQLLGRETVAEAFADPAIRRFVEVLWEDFIVTLPADAGLDTSDYTARLAERYANTALRHRTAQIANDGSQKLPQRIVAATLERMERGLPVDRSAFVLAAWITALQARGTPPAFTDPLDSALTPILSAGGPEEATVAAVFKAAGLAAGSSHREELIEATARALAAIRRDGVAAALAGL; encoded by the coding sequence ATGCGGCTTTCGGAAGTAACACTCGCGCAGCTGCCGGCGACCGTGCGCCGTCCTGGCTATGACCGAAGCGCCACGACGCCCGGCATCGTTCACCTGGGCGTCGGCGCGTTCCATCGCGCGCATCAGGCGGCCTATATGGAGGAATGCCTGGCAGCGGGCGAGCGTGGTTGGGCGATCCTCGGTGCATCGCTGCGCCGCGGTGATACGCGCGACGCGCTGGAGCCCCAGGACGGGCTCTACACCCTCGCCATCCGCTCTGGCGAGACCGAGCGGCTTGACGTCATCGGCTCGATCACCCGCCTTGTCGTCGCTCCCGAAGATCCGGAGGCGCTGGTCACGGCGATGGCCGATCCGGCCGTCCGCATCGTCACGCTGACCGTCACCGAGAAGGCCTATCTCCGGAACGCCGAGGGAGGTCTCGATGCCGCGCATCCCGAGATCGCGGCCGATCTCGCAGACTCGGCCCGTCCGCGCACGCTGCACGGTTTCATCGTGGAGGCTCTCGCGCGACGCCGCGCGGCCGGCGTCGCGCCCTTCACGGTCCTTTCCTGCGACAACCTCCCGAACAATGGTCGCACGACGCGCCGCGTGATCGCCGCCTTCGCCAGGCTGCGCGATGCCGATCTCGGTCGCTTCGTCGAGGAGGAGGTGGCCTTTCCGTCCAGCATGGTCGATCGCATCGTGCCCGCGACGACCGACGCGGATCGTTCCCGCGTCGCCGCGACGCTCGGCATGGACGACGCCTGGCCGGTGATGACCGAGCCCTTCATGCAATGGGTGGTCGAGGACCATTTTCCCGCCGGTCGGCCGGATTGGGAGCGCTTCGGCGTCACCATGGTCGCCGACGTCACGCCCTATGAGGAGATGAAGCTCCGCCTTCTCAACGGCACGCATTCGTCCATCGCCTATCTCGGCCAGCTTCTCGGCCGCGAGACGGTTGCAGAAGCCTTCGCCGATCCGGCCATCCGCCGTTTCGTCGAGGTGCTGTGGGAGGATTTCATCGTGACGCTGCCCGCGGATGCGGGGCTCGATACGTCGGACTACACCGCGCGCCTCGCCGAACGCTACGCCAATACGGCGCTTCGCCATCGCACAGCGCAGATCGCGAATGACGGCTCGCAGAAGCTGCCGCAGCGGATCGTCGCGGCGACGCTGGAGCGGATGGAGCGAGGCCTGCCTGTCGACCGATCGGCCTTCGTGCTCGCGGCCTGGATCACGGCGCTCCAGGCGCGCGGAACGCCGCCCGCGTTCACCGATCCGCTCGACAGCGCCTTGACGCCGATCCTGTCAGCGGGTGGCCCGGAGGAAGCGACGGTCGCGGCCGTCTTCAAGGCGGCGGGTCTCGCGGCCGGCAGCAGCCATCGCGAAGAACTCATCGAGGCGACGGCTCGCGCTCTGGCGGCCATAAGGCGCGACGGTGTTGCGGCCGCCCTCGCAGGGCTGTGA
- the lhgO gene encoding L-2-hydroxyglutarate oxidase: MSYDYCVIGGGIVGLATAMQLLERRPGASVVLLEKEGRLAAHQTGHNSGVIHAGVYYAPGSLKAELCRAGAAATKAFCRDNDIPFRTCGKLIVATNAAELERMGALEERARRNGIELTRLDRAGLAEAEPEIEGLGALHVPASAIVDYKRVAAAFGERIRASGGEIRLASPVTAIRETARGIEVDTDRTTINARMLVACAGLQSDRLARLAGLPITHRIVPFRGEYFVLDKKHEGRIRHLIYPVPDPALPFLGIHLTLMIDGSVTVGPNAVLGLSREREAKWSADLADLGAMAGFPGFWRMAQRNWRTGATEFLNSIWRRGYLDQCRKYYPPLELADLKPYPAGVRAQAVEADGRMVDDFLMLESARMLHVCNAPSPAATSALPIAARIVDRIEAKRADLG, translated from the coding sequence GTGTCTTACGATTATTGCGTCATCGGCGGGGGAATCGTCGGCCTGGCGACCGCGATGCAGCTTCTGGAGCGCCGTCCTGGCGCGTCCGTCGTCCTGCTGGAAAAGGAAGGCCGTCTCGCCGCCCACCAGACGGGTCACAACAGCGGCGTCATCCATGCCGGCGTCTACTATGCGCCGGGCAGTCTCAAGGCCGAACTCTGCCGTGCCGGCGCCGCGGCGACCAAGGCTTTCTGCCGCGACAACGACATCCCGTTCCGCACCTGCGGCAAGCTGATTGTCGCGACCAACGCGGCCGAACTGGAGCGCATGGGCGCGCTCGAGGAGCGGGCTCGGCGCAACGGCATCGAGCTGACGCGGCTCGACCGCGCAGGGCTTGCCGAAGCCGAGCCCGAAATCGAGGGGCTCGGCGCTCTGCATGTGCCGGCCTCGGCGATCGTCGACTACAAGCGCGTTGCCGCCGCATTCGGCGAACGCATCCGGGCGAGCGGCGGCGAGATCCGTCTCGCTTCGCCCGTCACCGCGATCCGCGAGACGGCGAGGGGAATCGAGGTCGATACCGACCGCACCACCATCAATGCGCGCATGCTCGTCGCCTGTGCCGGCCTCCAGTCCGACCGGCTGGCACGGCTCGCCGGACTGCCCATTACCCACCGCATCGTGCCGTTCCGCGGCGAGTATTTCGTGCTCGACAAGAAGCACGAAGGGCGCATTCGTCATCTCATCTATCCCGTGCCGGATCCGGCGCTGCCCTTCCTCGGCATTCACCTGACGCTGATGATCGACGGTTCCGTGACCGTGGGGCCGAATGCCGTCCTCGGTCTCTCGCGCGAGCGGGAGGCCAAGTGGTCGGCCGATCTCGCCGATCTCGGCGCGATGGCGGGCTTTCCCGGCTTCTGGCGCATGGCGCAGCGCAACTGGCGGACGGGCGCGACGGAGTTTCTGAATTCGATCTGGCGCCGCGGCTATCTCGACCAGTGCCGGAAATACTATCCGCCGCTCGAACTCGCCGATCTGAAGCCCTATCCGGCCGGCGTCAGGGCGCAGGCCGTGGAAGCGGACGGCCGCATGGTCGACGATTTCCTGATGCTCGAAAGCGCGCGCATGCTGCATGTCTGCAATGCGCCGTCGCCTGCCGCGACCTCGGCCCTGCCGATCGCCGCGCGCATCGTCGATCGAATCGAAGCGAAGCGCGCGGATCTCGGCTGA
- a CDS encoding ABC transporter substrate-binding protein gives MAAFCGQAFAQATSVGPGEGAVNIVAWPGYIERGETDKAYDWVTDFEKATGCKVSVKTAATSDEMVTLMNQGGFDLVTASGDASLRLVAGKKVVPIDTALVPSWSTLDDRLKDGAWFTVDGQHYGTPYQWGPNVLMYNTNVFKEAPKSWSVVFEKQDFPDGKPNAGRVQAYDGPIYIADAATYLMATKPELGIKDPYELNENQYSAVLELLKGQRQLVGRYWHDAAVQVDDFKTEGVVASSSWPFQVNTLQADKQPIASTVPDEGATGWADTTMLAADAAHPNCAYLWMEHSLSPKVQGDVAAWFGSVPVVPAACKGNALLGDGGCATNGFDNFSKIHFWKTPVAKCASQGTCVPYSRWVTDYIAVMGG, from the coding sequence ATGGCCGCGTTCTGCGGCCAGGCCTTCGCGCAGGCGACCTCCGTCGGTCCCGGCGAAGGCGCGGTCAACATCGTCGCCTGGCCCGGCTATATCGAGCGGGGCGAGACCGACAAGGCCTATGACTGGGTCACCGATTTCGAGAAGGCGACCGGCTGCAAGGTCTCGGTGAAGACGGCCGCCACCTCGGACGAGATGGTGACGCTGATGAACCAGGGCGGGTTCGACCTCGTCACCGCCTCGGGCGACGCCTCGCTCCGCCTCGTCGCCGGCAAGAAAGTGGTCCCGATCGACACGGCGCTTGTTCCGAGCTGGTCGACGCTTGACGACCGCCTCAAGGACGGCGCCTGGTTCACGGTCGACGGCCAGCATTACGGCACGCCCTATCAGTGGGGCCCCAACGTGCTGATGTACAACACCAATGTCTTCAAGGAGGCGCCGAAGAGCTGGAGCGTCGTCTTCGAGAAGCAGGATTTCCCGGACGGCAAGCCGAATGCCGGCCGCGTGCAGGCCTATGACGGGCCGATCTACATCGCCGACGCCGCCACCTATCTCATGGCCACGAAGCCGGAGCTCGGCATCAAGGACCCGTACGAACTCAACGAAAATCAATATTCTGCGGTGTTGGAATTGTTGAAAGGACAACGCCAGCTCGTCGGCCGCTACTGGCACGACGCGGCCGTGCAGGTCGACGACTTCAAGACCGAAGGCGTCGTCGCCTCCTCGTCCTGGCCGTTCCAGGTCAACACGCTGCAGGCCGACAAGCAGCCGATCGCCTCGACCGTTCCCGACGAGGGCGCCACCGGCTGGGCCGACACCACCATGCTCGCCGCCGACGCCGCGCATCCGAACTGCGCCTATCTGTGGATGGAGCATTCCCTGTCGCCGAAGGTGCAGGGCGACGTCGCGGCCTGGTTCGGATCGGTGCCGGTCGTACCGGCCGCCTGCAAGGGCAATGCGCTGCTCGGCGACGGCGGCTGCGCGACCAATGGCTTCGACAATTTCTCGAAGATCCATTTCTGGAAGACACCCGTCGCCAAATGCGCCAGCCAGGGCACCTGCGTCCCCTATTCGCGCTGGGTGACCGACTACATCGCGGTCATGGGCGGCTGA